A section of the Paenibacillus odorifer genome encodes:
- a CDS encoding ABC transporter ATP-binding protein gives MIVEQPILAIQNLNKEYESEAGIISVLKGINLKFYKSEIVSIMGPSGSGKSTLLGIMGSLDKPSTGKIALEGKSIESLSEEKLSDYRAQKIGFVFQSFNLISTMTALENVMLPMFCIKGTRHSEIRKKAEEMLKLVGMGDRMKHLPNQLSGGQQQRVAIARALINKPSLVIADEPTGNLDRDSGQKVLDLIFRLKQQMRMTFIIATHDPEVASKSDRVIYIRDGRVETEDPCLSKGR, from the coding sequence TTGATTGTAGAACAACCGATTCTGGCCATCCAAAATCTTAACAAAGAGTACGAATCCGAAGCCGGCATAATATCTGTTCTTAAGGGAATAAATCTGAAGTTTTACAAAAGTGAGATTGTAAGCATTATGGGACCCAGCGGCAGCGGAAAATCAACCCTGCTTGGGATTATGGGATCCCTAGATAAGCCTAGTACAGGGAAAATCGCACTTGAGGGTAAGTCAATCGAATCTTTATCTGAAGAAAAACTTTCTGATTATCGCGCACAAAAAATTGGGTTTGTTTTTCAATCCTTCAATCTAATCTCTACAATGACCGCTCTTGAAAATGTAATGCTTCCCATGTTCTGCATCAAAGGCACCCGACATAGTGAAATACGTAAAAAAGCAGAAGAAATGTTGAAGCTTGTGGGGATGGGCGATCGGATGAAGCACCTGCCTAATCAACTATCCGGCGGACAACAGCAACGTGTCGCTATTGCAAGAGCTCTGATTAATAAGCCCTCTCTAGTCATTGCTGACGAGCCAACCGGCAATTTAGATCGTGATTCCGGACAGAAAGTTCTTGACCTTATCTTCCGCTTAAAACAGCAAATGAGAATGACCTTCATTATTGCTACCCATGATCCAGAGGTTGCTTCAAAATCCGACCGAGTGATTTACATTAGAGATGGAAGGGTTGAAACTGAGGATCCTTGTCTGAGTAAAGGAAGGTGA
- a CDS encoding FtsX-like permease family protein: MIWLSSAGRSLLRNKLRTIFTILSLIIGSASFFSMFLLSELAPRSIENSAKLLLGGDVLVQSYLKPLQSNIVNDIFQDMGEIDSHSSSYVGQSMVQSKNKTTSVILKGIDTKTYPYYGENQYPGIRSLQANEVLLADNAADRLQVKVGEKIWLPSASDGSLHEYKVKGLVLNVQESYGDADIFGAAYLPLNEAANLLNAPAGSTNEILIHWKAGTPKTSWQAELEKHLPSATLTDTKERTDESLAQAKTLLLLLQLFSLLALGISALTVSNTMKQAMSTRMRDIAVMKAIGVRSRSVAGTFLTEGILIGTIGTITGIVTGLLVSTWLTSYVGKMLAIPLSWEFSWKVTIVTFAVGMLMALISTWIPLKGMLIVSPMQLLLEGNHQIPSYRVRFWKRGLLLLLISLVVAFYLQKTLFLGSTESISSRVVLSFLGILLIIILVSIFVKVCSSAFSFIFRVVGSMRKLISPRWFIPFHNLSSGRKRYGLLALILSVGVASAVSSELFADNLTQSVSQQLETEAKGNLLITSSLVESEAVKEAFQSLDIKKWTEGVQMNGLLSSINGSEATSLFQQKSDGNKFFASNKLSIEGVDPSLASRSYSIIGGRDLIEDDSSHKTALLLEDYQQLGIKTGDTVEVTMGEKKIPFKIVGFFESGFVKTVGMRTTKDILSKYGAPNRVMFSIDGGTLTTGLLSELNGVLPASAMAYSVSSTASESLNSMIRMISVFFSIVTLFAFITAILTIGNQIVISLLRKRREIAIIKAVGVSNGKTLRSILLENFVLSLVSGTAGTGIALLLTTVALKLMFKLPVLVDVKWVIYGIGLCVITTLSVAWIAARPALLTKPTQLLQTNQL; the protein is encoded by the coding sequence ATGATATGGCTGAGCTCTGCCGGGAGAAGTTTATTACGTAACAAATTAAGAACAATTTTCACTATATTGTCTCTCATTATTGGAAGTGCAAGTTTCTTTAGTATGTTCCTATTATCTGAATTGGCGCCACGTTCTATTGAGAATTCTGCCAAACTGCTATTAGGTGGGGATGTATTAGTCCAGTCCTACCTTAAGCCACTACAGAGCAATATAGTGAATGATATATTCCAAGACATGGGAGAAATCGACAGCCATTCATCTTCATATGTCGGACAGAGCATGGTGCAATCCAAAAATAAAACAACAAGCGTGATCTTGAAGGGAATTGATACGAAGACTTACCCTTATTATGGGGAAAATCAATATCCTGGCATCCGTTCACTTCAAGCAAATGAGGTCCTTCTTGCTGATAATGCAGCAGATCGCCTACAGGTAAAGGTTGGAGAAAAAATTTGGTTGCCGAGCGCGTCTGATGGAAGTCTGCATGAGTACAAGGTAAAAGGATTAGTACTTAATGTTCAAGAGTCTTACGGAGATGCGGATATTTTTGGAGCTGCTTATCTTCCGTTGAATGAAGCAGCTAATCTGCTAAACGCTCCAGCCGGAAGCACAAATGAAATTCTTATCCATTGGAAAGCGGGCACACCAAAGACTTCTTGGCAAGCAGAACTTGAGAAGCATCTGCCAAGTGCTACACTAACGGACACGAAAGAGCGGACAGACGAAAGCTTGGCTCAAGCCAAGACCCTTCTTTTACTTTTACAATTGTTCAGTCTGCTTGCACTGGGAATCAGCGCTTTGACAGTTTCAAATACAATGAAGCAGGCAATGAGCACTAGAATGCGCGATATTGCAGTTATGAAGGCAATAGGTGTACGCTCTCGCTCAGTTGCCGGTACCTTTTTAACAGAAGGTATTCTTATCGGGACGATAGGAACTATTACTGGAATAGTAACAGGTCTTCTAGTGAGTACTTGGTTAACTTCTTACGTAGGCAAAATGTTAGCTATACCGTTGTCTTGGGAGTTTTCATGGAAAGTCACAATTGTTACCTTCGCAGTAGGAATGCTAATGGCACTGATATCAACATGGATTCCTCTAAAAGGAATGCTCATCGTCTCTCCTATGCAGCTATTGCTTGAAGGAAACCATCAGATCCCTTCTTATCGGGTACGCTTTTGGAAAAGAGGACTCTTATTATTACTGATTTCGCTAGTTGTAGCATTCTACTTACAAAAAACACTTTTTCTGGGTTCAACCGAATCCATTAGTTCTAGAGTCGTTCTATCTTTTTTAGGGATTCTACTGATTATTATATTGGTAAGTATATTTGTGAAGGTATGTTCTTCTGCTTTCTCTTTCATTTTCAGAGTGGTTGGAAGCATGAGGAAACTCATCTCTCCTCGTTGGTTTATCCCTTTTCATAATTTATCATCTGGAAGAAAACGATACGGACTATTGGCTCTTATCTTGAGTGTTGGTGTTGCATCAGCAGTATCAAGCGAACTTTTCGCTGATAACTTAACTCAGTCTGTCAGTCAACAGTTAGAGACCGAGGCCAAAGGAAATCTACTCATCACAAGCTCCTTAGTAGAGTCTGAAGCAGTCAAGGAAGCTTTTCAATCTCTCGATATTAAAAAGTGGACAGAGGGTGTCCAGATGAACGGTCTTTTAAGTTCAATTAACGGAAGTGAAGCAACTTCTCTTTTTCAGCAAAAGTCAGACGGGAATAAGTTCTTCGCTTCCAATAAATTGAGCATTGAAGGTGTTGACCCTTCACTTGCATCAAGGTCCTATTCCATTATTGGTGGACGTGACCTTATAGAAGATGATTCATCGCACAAGACCGCATTATTATTGGAAGATTATCAACAGTTGGGAATTAAGACAGGCGATACAGTTGAAGTTACAATGGGAGAAAAGAAGATTCCTTTCAAAATTGTTGGCTTTTTTGAATCAGGGTTCGTAAAAACAGTAGGTATGAGAACAACTAAAGATATATTGTCTAAATATGGGGCGCCTAACCGGGTAATGTTTTCTATTGACGGAGGGACCCTGACTACGGGTTTACTCTCTGAATTAAACGGTGTACTTCCAGCATCCGCTATGGCGTATTCAGTATCAAGTACAGCCTCCGAAAGCTTAAATTCAATGATACGTATGATAAGTGTATTCTTCTCTATAGTGACTTTATTTGCCTTCATTACAGCGATACTTACCATCGGGAATCAAATTGTGATAAGCCTTTTAAGAAAACGCAGAGAAATTGCAATCATCAAAGCAGTGGGAGTATCCAATGGTAAGACATTACGGTCAATCTTGTTAGAGAACTTTGTTTTATCTTTAGTCTCAGGAACTGCTGGTACAGGGATAGCTTTGTTGTTAACGACTGTAGCTCTAAAACTTATGTTCAAGTTACCTGTCCTGGTTGATGTTAAATGGGTGATTTATGGGATTGGCCTATGTGTTATAACCACACTCTCAGTGGCTTGGATAGCGGCGAGGCCTGCTCTGCTTACTAAACCTACGCAGCTCTTACAGACCAACCAGTTATGA
- a CDS encoding YceI family protein, whose translation MSNIKWEVDPDHSSVEFSVTHLMINKIKGVFERFQAILSFDPNELTTMGIQASIDANSITTRQAQRDEHLRGDDFLHAAKYPTIAFQSTNCVFAGERQYELTGNLTLHGVTQSVTFHTVFEGLNKDPRGRERVGFHSTASIDRNEFGLKFNSPLETGGIIVGNEVRIELYIEAIKIL comes from the coding sequence ATGAGTAATATCAAATGGGAAGTGGATCCGGACCACAGCTCCGTCGAGTTTTCGGTGACGCATTTAATGATTAATAAAATCAAAGGAGTATTTGAGCGTTTCCAGGCTATCTTAAGTTTTGATCCCAACGAGTTAACAACTATGGGTATTCAGGCTTCCATAGACGCAAATAGTATCACAACTCGCCAAGCGCAACGAGATGAACATTTGAGGGGCGACGACTTCCTTCATGCTGCCAAGTATCCAACCATTGCGTTTCAAAGCACCAACTGCGTCTTTGCTGGTGAGCGGCAATATGAACTTACAGGCAATCTAACTCTGCATGGAGTAACCCAATCTGTTACTTTTCATACTGTATTTGAAGGACTAAACAAGGACCCACGCGGACGGGAACGTGTAGGATTTCATTCAACAGCCAGTATTGATCGTAATGAATTTGGTTTGAAATTCAACTCGCCTCTGGAAACCGGTGGAATTATAGTCGGAAATGAAGTGAGGATCGAGCTTTATATTGAGGCAATTAAAATACTGTGA
- a CDS encoding MarR family winged helix-turn-helix transcriptional regulator gives MENDIFKALIDLVSIINRPDRDKKMIANAGVNLEAATFRVFVGIVHLQPTSVGDLAAMMGKNYSSVSRQIDKLENAGLVHTYPSSADSRIRVSELTKSGEEINAMISLTRERILHEALDDWTLEEKNSLLNNLRRLFESLQRFD, from the coding sequence ATGGAAAACGATATTTTTAAAGCACTGATCGATTTAGTTTCCATTATCAATAGGCCAGACCGTGATAAGAAGATGATTGCTAATGCTGGCGTAAATTTGGAAGCAGCAACCTTTCGTGTCTTTGTGGGCATCGTGCATCTCCAACCGACTAGTGTTGGTGATTTGGCCGCCATGATGGGAAAAAACTATTCGAGTGTTAGCCGGCAAATTGATAAGTTAGAAAACGCGGGGTTGGTTCATACGTATCCATCAAGTGCAGATTCCCGCATTCGTGTGTCTGAATTGACGAAAAGCGGGGAGGAAATCAATGCAATGATTAGCCTCACCCGTGAACGCATTTTGCATGAAGCTTTGGATGACTGGACTCTAGAGGAAAAAAACAGCTTATTGAATAACTTAAGGCGTTTATTTGAATCGTTGCAAAGATTCGACTAG
- a CDS encoding quinone oxidoreductase family protein: MKAAIVKDKGTIPVMGHFDSPVGTEGLVIINVTATALSRVSKFRSMGMHYSSEVNFPIVAGIDGVGTLKDGSRVYFALPTAPYGSLAEQTIVNEKLTVRLPDGIDDLTAAAIANPAMSSWAALVFRAGFKSGQTVLINGATGASGSLAVQIAKGLGAKKVIVTGRNESKLQALEADEAIAFDMTADNGQKMFENALMPVIAEGVDVILDYLWGDSALAIMSALVKAKTDRSTRFVSIGTSSGQESIHLPSSLLRSSTIELVGSGDKSVSKADMLSAVRGVFEMAAEGKIKITTKEFALEDIEEAWNAPLMPRPVVRVK, encoded by the coding sequence ATGAAGGCAGCAATCGTAAAGGATAAGGGGACGATTCCCGTAATGGGTCATTTTGATTCCCCCGTTGGGACAGAGGGGCTAGTTATAATTAACGTTACGGCCACAGCCTTGAGTCGAGTTAGCAAGTTCCGTTCAATGGGTATGCACTACTCTTCTGAAGTTAACTTTCCAATTGTAGCCGGTATCGACGGTGTAGGAACTTTGAAAGATGGGTCTCGTGTTTACTTTGCGCTGCCTACTGCACCATATGGCAGTTTGGCTGAGCAAACAATCGTCAACGAAAAGCTGACTGTCCGTTTACCAGATGGTATTGATGATCTCACTGCTGCCGCTATCGCCAACCCTGCTATGTCGTCATGGGCTGCATTGGTATTTCGAGCTGGTTTTAAATCCGGTCAAACTGTATTGATTAATGGCGCTACTGGTGCATCCGGTAGTTTAGCAGTTCAGATTGCTAAGGGTCTGGGGGCCAAGAAGGTCATTGTAACAGGACGCAACGAATCGAAGTTGCAAGCACTTGAAGCTGATGAGGCTATTGCATTTGATATGACAGCCGACAACGGTCAAAAAATGTTTGAAAACGCCCTAATGCCAGTTATTGCTGAAGGTGTTGATGTTATATTGGATTATCTTTGGGGCGACAGCGCACTCGCTATCATGTCAGCTCTTGTTAAGGCGAAAACGGATCGTTCAACTCGTTTTGTAAGCATTGGAACTTCATCTGGCCAAGAAAGCATTCATTTACCTTCATCTCTTTTACGCTCATCAACAATCGAACTCGTAGGTAGCGGAGATAAGAGTGTTTCTAAAGCTGATATGCTATCTGCTGTTAGAGGTGTCTTTGAAATGGCTGCCGAGGGGAAGATAAAAATTACCACAAAAGAGTTCGCTCTAGAAGATATTGAAGAGGCTTGGAATGCCCCACTAATGCCTCGTCCTGTTGTAAGGGTGAAATAA
- a CDS encoding S-layer homology domain-containing protein produces the protein MLFQAARRKLSLMIVFALLVSTLTPHMVFGEAAQFKDITGSYAQKEIHSLTEAGIISGYEDNSFKPKKAMSRAELAKIIVLSLGLEANADQAAPFKDVAANSWYRGYVGALVKAGITEGTSATTFSPNANVTREELVVFFIRAFELDETAKKLPVDSKLSDISEVSEWAKAQVSLAFKNGFINGVQGSDGTLKFKPKEHAERQALARLAYEFKTNKSVYVEKSKQLLAEEVNKGKSPEVTPTATPATTDRGTSVTAPAPGASGPGTPASATPAPATPAPVTPTPTPTPTSTPTPATPAPANALQVVVKGESSDAIYVEEPTEVIFRSSINAAGTVIASVYQVDDSGKVISQIISLYDDGLEAHGDSLEADGLYSGKAVLTESTEGYINLQAFVGDVPSSTVFKLSVMKHLTDEQLAQTEIIENNTQSKLDQLATSYGNLQKAKEETVAWLQTQAEVEHAGISGEGGSIWYLLDNGILGGISAAPENTKGLSSTVEEAASSTALAAEALTQNVEQTVATIGSQRVAVISPFSGTLPSSTVYDAVYHSFDQSSYPFLVERVKDTAAGVNFFKGLNQYGVVVLDTHGDTYYDEIVLQKLHNKYGIDFKYAGPQVMFLTGEKATTESKKTYELDLKKGRLAIISGYYAITPSFITRYNDMLPDTIVYNGSCRSAYNDSMADAFINNGAGTYYGYTDYVKLAYDQAIAKSVFTALNDENMTTEKAFQAAVAAHGANDGLAAFFMKGSSIGTKTEGVINGTFENGTWTGWNGNGDVRVISKLGPLKPPEGNYMAIISTGLGYENNDQGGYDYNSDSYIEQSFIVPAGATTLSFDYNFISEEPKEFVGSKFNDTFRATVTSSVYINTASLITSHMNGGNTVTSSVYGNDSVIIGAESINESTAYWIEENKVAIDFYGGDHTTYMTNWKHVQFDVSQFAGKGSIVLRFHVWDQGDSIYDTAVLIDNVILK, from the coding sequence ATGTTATTCCAAGCAGCACGCCGTAAACTCAGTCTGATGATTGTGTTTGCCCTATTAGTAAGCACTCTTACGCCACATATGGTGTTTGGTGAGGCCGCACAGTTCAAAGACATCACAGGCTCTTATGCGCAAAAGGAGATTCATTCATTAACTGAAGCAGGAATAATCTCAGGGTATGAAGATAACTCTTTTAAACCGAAAAAGGCTATGTCACGTGCCGAACTGGCGAAAATCATAGTCCTGTCGTTGGGTCTAGAAGCAAATGCTGATCAAGCCGCACCGTTTAAAGACGTTGCCGCGAACAGTTGGTATCGCGGTTATGTAGGTGCATTGGTAAAGGCAGGCATTACGGAGGGGACATCGGCGACCACCTTCAGTCCTAATGCAAATGTCACCCGTGAAGAGCTGGTCGTATTTTTCATCCGAGCTTTCGAATTGGATGAAACAGCGAAGAAGCTCCCGGTTGATAGCAAGCTGTCAGATATCTCAGAGGTGTCCGAATGGGCAAAAGCGCAAGTATCCCTTGCCTTTAAAAATGGTTTCATCAACGGGGTCCAAGGCAGTGACGGCACCCTGAAATTCAAACCCAAAGAGCATGCGGAGCGCCAAGCTCTGGCTCGTCTGGCTTATGAGTTCAAAACCAATAAGTCAGTATATGTCGAGAAATCCAAACAGCTTCTGGCTGAAGAGGTTAATAAGGGCAAGAGTCCTGAGGTAACACCGACTGCCACCCCGGCAACAACTGACCGCGGGACATCTGTGACAGCACCAGCGCCGGGAGCTTCAGGTCCGGGAACGCCAGCATCGGCAACCCCAGCACCGGCAACCCCAGCACCAGTGACACCAACACCAACACCAACACCAACATCGACACCGACACCGGCAACCCCGGCACCGGCAAATGCTCTCCAGGTTGTGGTGAAGGGGGAGAGTTCAGATGCCATTTATGTGGAAGAGCCAACAGAAGTTATATTCCGCTCATCGATTAATGCGGCAGGAACGGTAATCGCTAGTGTCTATCAAGTAGATGACAGCGGCAAAGTGATTTCCCAAATCATTTCGTTGTACGATGACGGTTTGGAAGCCCATGGAGACAGTCTTGAGGCAGACGGGCTGTACAGTGGCAAAGCAGTATTGACTGAAAGTACGGAGGGTTACATAAATCTGCAGGCGTTTGTGGGAGATGTGCCAAGCAGCACAGTTTTTAAATTATCTGTAATGAAGCATCTTACGGATGAACAGCTTGCACAAACGGAAATCATTGAAAATAATACACAGAGTAAGCTTGATCAACTGGCTACTTCATATGGTAATTTGCAAAAAGCAAAGGAAGAAACTGTGGCTTGGCTCCAAACCCAAGCAGAAGTAGAGCATGCTGGAATTTCGGGTGAAGGAGGAAGCATCTGGTATTTGCTGGACAACGGGATTCTAGGGGGGATATCCGCAGCTCCTGAGAATACAAAAGGGTTAAGCAGCACCGTAGAAGAGGCTGCGTCCAGTACTGCATTGGCGGCTGAGGCGCTAACGCAAAATGTGGAACAAACTGTAGCCACCATAGGAAGCCAGCGGGTTGCTGTAATTTCTCCGTTCTCCGGCACACTTCCATCTTCGACTGTTTATGACGCTGTATATCACAGCTTTGACCAGTCGAGTTACCCTTTCCTTGTGGAAAGAGTAAAGGACACCGCAGCGGGCGTGAATTTCTTTAAAGGACTGAATCAGTATGGCGTCGTGGTCTTGGATACCCACGGAGATACTTATTATGATGAAATAGTGCTACAGAAGCTCCATAATAAATACGGCATTGATTTCAAATACGCTGGACCGCAAGTCATGTTCCTGACAGGAGAAAAGGCAACGACAGAGAGCAAAAAGACCTATGAGTTGGACTTGAAAAAGGGAAGATTGGCTATTATATCCGGTTATTATGCTATTACACCGTCTTTTATTACACGGTACAACGATATGCTTCCTGATACCATCGTATATAATGGCAGCTGCCGCAGCGCGTACAACGATTCCATGGCAGATGCCTTCATCAACAATGGTGCTGGCACTTATTATGGATATACCGATTATGTAAAGCTTGCATATGATCAAGCTATTGCTAAATCCGTATTTACCGCTTTAAACGATGAGAACATGACAACCGAAAAAGCCTTTCAAGCAGCAGTGGCTGCCCATGGAGCAAACGATGGGTTGGCGGCATTCTTCATGAAAGGAAGCAGCATTGGCACTAAGACCGAAGGGGTCATCAACGGAACCTTTGAAAACGGAACTTGGACCGGCTGGAATGGAAACGGCGATGTTCGGGTGATCTCCAAGCTGGGACCGCTTAAACCGCCAGAGGGGAACTACATGGCTATTATCAGCACTGGCCTTGGGTATGAAAACAATGATCAAGGAGGATATGACTACAATTCAGATAGTTATATCGAGCAAAGTTTCATTGTTCCAGCGGGTGCAACAACCCTATCGTTTGATTACAATTTCATTTCTGAGGAGCCTAAGGAATTCGTTGGAAGCAAATTCAATGACACCTTCAGAGCAACGGTAACTTCCAGTGTATACATTAATACGGCTTCCCTCATTACTTCTCACATGAATGGCGGCAATACAGTGACGTCCAGTGTCTATGGCAATGATTCTGTTATTATCGGGGCTGAATCGATTAATGAATCCACGGCCTATTGGATTGAAGAGAACAAAGTAGCGATTGATTTCTACGGCGGGGATCATACAACATACATGACGAATTGGAAGCATGTACAATTTGATGTAAGCCAATTTGCCGGCAAGGGCTCCATTGTCCTTCGGTTCCATGTTTGGGATCAAGGAGATAGTATCTACGATACGGCAGTACTAATCGATAATGTAATATTAAAGTAA
- a CDS encoding pyridoxamine 5'-phosphate oxidase family protein, which yields MSKYDEAMKLLEEQVGNKDGLITLSTIALEPGTNGISRPAARIVDAYYEDGAFYTVTYATSGKMRQIAQNPEVAVCIIVENFTADGIGENLGWVCDENNAEMMTKLRTIFADWYNEANNDEDPNTCLLRIRLTKGLWNDAHKGIRNEIDFINKTAN from the coding sequence ATGAGCAAGTACGACGAAGCCATGAAGCTGCTGGAAGAACAAGTGGGTAACAAGGACGGCCTGATTACTCTGTCTACCATCGCGCTGGAACCCGGGACCAATGGTATAAGCCGTCCCGCCGCCCGCATAGTGGACGCCTATTATGAGGACGGCGCGTTCTACACCGTCACTTATGCGACCTCAGGCAAAATGCGGCAGATCGCCCAGAACCCCGAAGTCGCCGTTTGTATCATCGTCGAAAACTTTACGGCCGATGGTATCGGTGAGAACCTGGGCTGGGTATGTGACGAGAATAACGCCGAGATGATGACTAAGTTGCGCACTATATTCGCCGATTGGTATAACGAAGCCAATAACGACGAAGACCCTAACACATGTCTGCTGCGCATTCGCCTGACAAAGGGCCTGTGGAATGACGCCCATAAAGGGATCAGAAATGAGATTGATTTTATCAATAAGACGGCAAATTAA
- a CDS encoding cyanophycinase has translation MSTYYYFSWFNHFFPEKLVHCLHEDIQDRQSLVMISADPSGYTEEPINFDDISEWTWLNQANIIFDEYHFIDYRMQKEDAQRFIQNASVIFLCGGYPVLQKDFLADYELSDVIKNSDAVILGASAGALNMSAQWLSLNDTGHEVETSTIYEGIGFDHFAYESHSKRGYTTFVQGYLFPLSEEIDVYAAEQESAIRVKDGKIETMGPLYLISRSKIQKLVETL, from the coding sequence TTGAGTACTTACTACTATTTCAGTTGGTTTAATCATTTTTTTCCAGAGAAGCTGGTCCATTGTTTGCATGAGGATATACAAGACAGACAATCGCTTGTTATGATTAGCGCTGACCCGTCTGGTTACACAGAAGAGCCAATTAACTTTGATGATATCTCTGAATGGACATGGCTGAATCAGGCTAACATTATTTTTGATGAATATCATTTCATTGATTACCGCATGCAGAAGGAGGATGCCCAGAGGTTCATTCAGAACGCTTCTGTCATTTTTTTATGCGGCGGGTATCCTGTTTTGCAGAAGGATTTTTTGGCGGATTATGAATTATCGGATGTTATTAAAAATAGCGATGCCGTTATACTGGGTGCCAGCGCCGGTGCGCTAAACATGTCTGCTCAATGGTTAAGCTTGAATGACACTGGTCATGAAGTTGAAACAAGTACGATTTATGAGGGGATTGGCTTTGATCATTTTGCCTATGAATCCCATTCTAAGCGTGGCTACACCACGTTTGTTCAAGGCTATCTGTTCCCCTTGTCTGAAGAGATCGATGTTTATGCGGCAGAACAGGAGAGCGCTATACGTGTAAAGGACGGCAAAATCGAAACAATGGGTCCTTTATATTTAATTTCCCGCTCAAAGATTCAAAAATTGGTTGAAACGCTCTAA
- a CDS encoding DUF2785 domain-containing protein: MKASILDDDFNEWGTEDTRTELIRKLQRLEEERYILREGERLQDFTNLMLRHIGDPESELREQIYSTFHIWLKRDNKFSCAEMQHLLAVLMDDRHLFYQIGSEDDHSVLTRAFAVLPIVLIVQRHRNNSFLTPDEFQHLKHSLLRYYQEEKDLRGYLAVEGWAHAAAHGADALEELIRCPESDNAVQREVLGAIKGMLHNGVRIFDEEEDERMASIVDTMISEALLPQQEIADWIHSLSLCTEWPDTRAPRIARVNGKNFVRSLYFRTRAHNDGNNLILNGAMLTAEAKLNHFKEAN; this comes from the coding sequence ATGAAAGCCAGTATTTTGGACGATGATTTCAATGAATGGGGTACGGAGGACACACGAACAGAACTGATACGGAAGCTGCAAAGATTGGAGGAGGAACGCTATATCCTGCGTGAGGGAGAAAGGTTACAAGACTTTACCAATCTGATGCTGCGGCATATTGGCGATCCGGAATCGGAGCTCCGTGAGCAGATCTATTCCACTTTTCACATATGGCTGAAGCGCGATAATAAGTTCTCATGTGCGGAAATGCAGCATCTTTTGGCTGTCCTGATGGATGACCGGCATCTGTTCTATCAGATTGGAAGCGAAGATGACCATAGCGTACTCACCAGGGCGTTTGCGGTTCTGCCTATCGTTCTTATTGTACAGCGGCACAGGAATAATTCATTCTTGACTCCGGATGAGTTCCAGCATCTAAAGCATTCGCTGCTTCGCTACTACCAGGAGGAGAAGGACCTGCGCGGTTATCTGGCAGTTGAAGGCTGGGCGCATGCCGCGGCTCACGGGGCAGATGCCCTCGAGGAGCTGATCCGCTGTCCGGAAAGCGATAATGCAGTGCAGCGCGAGGTGCTGGGGGCGATTAAAGGGATGCTGCATAACGGTGTCCGGATATTTGACGAGGAGGAAGACGAGCGCATGGCCAGCATTGTGGATACGATGATTAGCGAAGCACTGCTTCCGCAGCAGGAGATTGCCGACTGGATTCATAGCTTGTCGCTGTGTACGGAATGGCCGGATACGCGCGCGCCGAGAATTGCCAGAGTAAACGGGAAAAATTTTGTGCGCAGCCTATATTTTAGAACGAGGGCCCACAATGACGGGAATAATCTTATTCTTAACGGCGCCATGCTGACGGCTGAAGCTAAATTGAACCACTTTAAAGAGGCTAATTAA